A DNA window from Tenuifilaceae bacterium CYCD contains the following coding sequences:
- a CDS encoding zinc ABC transporter ATP-binding protein: MSQNSKLILKVSNVTVGYGKEVVLRNVSLDIFENDFIGIIGPNGGGKTTFLKLLIGQLKPFAGEVNYYTKGGGSFFGYLPQAGQIDKNFPITVMEVVLSGLLASEGLFGRYGRKHKRSAIEYMRMAGVEHLKSKSIGELSGGQLQRTLLCRALISNPKLLILDEPNTYVDNKFEGELYELLRKLNERMAIVMVSHDIGTITSYVKTIACVNRSLFYHRSNQISTEQLAAYNCPIQIIAHGPVPHTVLLDHNHDHHAE; encoded by the coding sequence ATGAGTCAGAATTCAAAGTTGATATTAAAGGTTAGCAATGTTACCGTTGGATACGGCAAGGAGGTTGTTCTTAGGAATGTATCGTTAGATATTTTCGAGAACGACTTTATTGGTATCATCGGCCCTAATGGTGGAGGGAAAACAACATTTCTAAAGTTACTGATAGGCCAACTAAAGCCTTTCGCGGGCGAGGTTAACTATTATACTAAGGGTGGCGGGTCGTTTTTTGGCTATCTTCCTCAGGCCGGGCAAATCGATAAGAATTTTCCGATTACTGTTATGGAGGTTGTGCTATCGGGATTGCTGGCCAGCGAGGGTCTGTTTGGCCGCTATGGGCGGAAGCATAAGCGTAGTGCCATTGAGTATATGCGAATGGCTGGGGTTGAGCATCTGAAAAGCAAAAGTATTGGAGAACTTTCGGGCGGACAGCTTCAACGGACACTGCTTTGCCGTGCATTGATCTCGAATCCAAAGTTGCTAATTCTCGATGAGCCAAATACGTATGTTGATAATAAGTTTGAGGGTGAGCTGTACGAGTTGCTCCGCAAGCTTAACGAGAGGATGGCAATTGTAATGGTATCGCACGATATAGGTACAATTACATCGTATGTTAAAACAATAGCCTGTGTGAATCGTTCGTTGTTTTACCATAGATCGAATCAAATTTCCACGGAGCAACTGGCGGCCTACAATTGCCCTATCCAGATTATTGCGCATGGGCCTGTGCCGCATACGGTGTTGCTGGATCACAACCACGATCATCATGCGGAATAA
- a CDS encoding zinc ABC transporter substrate-binding protein, whose amino-acid sequence MIKQYFVFPFILVGLFFAGGCNRNAEIKSKPTVVVSILPLKYFVERIADSTVQVKVLVPPGSSPEMYEPTPSQLVDFSTADIYFAIGLLDFERGLEPKLKDGYKAKYINLSDGANLMEGSCTHHEEEHADQNHNHGIDPHIWVSVNEAKHIANVMLNKLSEVYPEQKDFFSANHSKLLATIDSVNAEIQSTLTKTGAKAFLIYHPALGYFARDYGITQMSIEEEGKNPSAGGIINTIKESKKQGIKSVLSQSQFDVHNAQAIANEIGGTVVKVDPLAEEWDKSMVQIAKAISGE is encoded by the coding sequence ATGATAAAACAATATTTTGTTTTTCCTTTTATTCTTGTGGGGCTTTTTTTTGCCGGAGGATGTAATAGAAATGCCGAGATTAAGAGTAAACCCACCGTGGTGGTGAGTATTCTGCCCCTAAAATACTTTGTGGAGAGAATTGCCGATTCAACCGTTCAGGTTAAGGTGCTTGTGCCTCCGGGCAGCAGTCCCGAGATGTATGAGCCTACACCAAGCCAACTGGTCGATTTTAGTACAGCGGATATATACTTTGCCATAGGACTGCTCGATTTCGAGAGGGGTTTGGAGCCTAAGCTAAAGGATGGATATAAGGCTAAATACATCAACCTTTCCGATGGTGCAAACCTAATGGAGGGTAGTTGCACACATCATGAGGAGGAGCATGCCGATCAGAACCATAACCACGGCATTGATCCTCATATCTGGGTGTCGGTTAACGAGGCAAAGCATATTGCCAATGTAATGCTTAACAAGTTATCTGAGGTTTACCCCGAGCAAAAGGATTTCTTTTCCGCGAATCACTCAAAATTGCTGGCCACTATTGATAGCGTTAATGCAGAGATTCAGTCCACACTCACAAAGACAGGAGCAAAAGCGTTTTTGATATATCACCCTGCATTAGGTTACTTTGCCCGCGATTATGGAATTACGCAGATGAGCATTGAGGAGGAAGGTAAAAATCCTTCGGCTGGTGGAATTATAAATACTATTAAGGAGTCAAAAAAACAAGGCATTAAATCAGTACTTTCGCAGAGCCAGTTCGATGTTCACAACGCACAGGCTATTGCCAATGAAATTGGAGGGACTGTTGTAAAGGTCGATCCTTTGGCCGAAGAATGGGATAAAAGTATGGTTCAAATCGCCAAAGCAATATCGGGAGAATAG
- a CDS encoding L-serine dehydratase, translating to MLSIKEIYKEGYGPSSSHTIGPVRAAEIFLAKHPDIQNFRVLLYGSLALTGKGHHTDSAIRKSFLPKSVDIVWKPEESLPLHPNGLIFEALNESNDVIDSWEVYSIGGGDLKDKSGILNSHQVYELETMTDILAWCKKEGKALWEFVEDNEGKEIWEFLHEIWYTMKDTVKRGIDNEGVLPGPIKLARRASSQYTKALNSHGTMKNVGLLFAFALAVAEENASGGRIVTAPTCGSSGVLPAVLFYLNSEEHLTEPKILRALATAGLIGNLVKHNASISGAEVGCQGEIGTACAMAAAAMAQILGGSPTQIEYAAEMGMEHNLGLTCDPVLGYVQIPCIERNAIAASKAYSCGVYALSSDGGHKVSFDQAVETMAETGRDIQVAYRETGIGGLAKNWEPFL from the coding sequence ATGCTTTCGATTAAGGAGATATACAAGGAGGGTTATGGTCCATCGAGTAGTCACACCATTGGGCCAGTTAGAGCAGCAGAGATATTTTTGGCCAAACATCCCGATATCCAAAATTTCAGGGTGTTGCTCTATGGAAGTTTGGCACTAACCGGGAAAGGGCACCATACCGATAGTGCTATCCGGAAAAGTTTTTTGCCCAAATCGGTAGATATTGTATGGAAGCCAGAGGAGAGTCTACCGCTTCATCCCAACGGACTAATTTTTGAAGCGCTTAACGAGTCCAACGATGTGATTGATTCGTGGGAAGTATACAGCATTGGTGGTGGTGATTTGAAGGATAAAAGTGGGATTTTAAATAGCCATCAGGTTTACGAACTGGAAACAATGACAGATATTCTTGCTTGGTGCAAGAAGGAGGGAAAGGCATTGTGGGAGTTTGTAGAGGATAACGAAGGGAAAGAAATCTGGGAATTCCTTCATGAGATTTGGTATACAATGAAGGATACTGTTAAGCGTGGAATCGATAACGAAGGCGTTCTTCCCGGTCCAATAAAGCTAGCACGCAGGGCGTCGTCGCAGTACACCAAGGCGTTGAATAGCCATGGCACCATGAAGAATGTTGGTCTGCTATTTGCCTTTGCGCTTGCCGTGGCGGAGGAGAATGCTTCGGGTGGACGAATTGTTACCGCGCCAACCTGTGGATCGTCGGGAGTTCTTCCTGCTGTGCTTTTTTATCTAAACAGCGAGGAACATTTAACCGAGCCAAAAATTCTGAGGGCGCTAGCAACTGCTGGGCTTATTGGCAACTTAGTTAAACATAATGCATCTATTTCCGGAGCCGAGGTTGGTTGCCAAGGAGAAATTGGAACAGCATGTGCAATGGCTGCTGCCGCAATGGCACAAATTCTTGGGGGGTCTCCAACTCAAATTGAGTATGCCGCCGAGATGGGCATGGAGCACAATCTCGGTTTAACCTGCGATCCCGTTTTAGGTTACGTACAAATTCCTTGTATCGAGCGTAATGCAATTGCCGCATCTAAGGCATATTCCTGCGGAGTTTACGCATTATCGTCCGATGGAGGGCATAAAGTTTCGTTCGATCAGGCGGTGGAAACCATGGCCGAAACGGGTCGTGATATTCAGGTAGCTTACCGTGAAACAGGAATTGGTGGATTAGCCAAGAATTGGGAGCCTTTTTTGTAA
- the kup gene encoding putative potassium transport system protein kup has product MSSKSSIKKVSIAGLLITLGIVFGDIGTSPLYVMKAIISDGITSPDFVIGAISCIIWTLTLQTTIKYVFITLRADNKGEGGILALFALLRKKKTTLYIIALIGASALLADGVITPSITVTSAVEGLNVIYPHISIIPIVLIILLIIFSLQQFGTSFIGKSFGPIMFAWFSVLGILGISQFVNHPEVLKAFNPIYAIKVLSENPKGILILGAVFLCTTGAEALYSDLGHCGLKNIRISWLFVKITLILNYLGQGAWIIAQKTNDLPNPFYAIMPTWFIIPGVVLATTAAVIASQALISGSYTIISEAITLNFWPKVMIKYPTKIKGQLYIPSVNWLLFFACSLVVVLFQSSSNMEAAYGLSISITMLMTTLLLFYYLDKKHYSWYIKWGFLSAYLIIELTFLVANLHKFPYGGWLTILLAGIIFFMMFIWNRGRETKKRFTEFLPISSYGEVLKDLRNDIEIPKFASNLVYITRADKCSDVESKIIYSILSKQPKRADRYWFIRINITDEPFTKHYKVNTIIPDILYRVDFYLGFKVDARINRYFNHVISEMVQKGEIDIVSNYQSLKKHQIPGDFKFIIIDRIPTVDIQFSNFERFVMNFYEVIKNFSITSVKAYGLDTSNVTIEKVPLGVIKLNEPDFIRIN; this is encoded by the coding sequence ATGTCGAGTAAGAGTAGCATTAAAAAGGTTAGCATTGCAGGACTGTTGATAACCCTAGGAATTGTATTTGGCGATATTGGAACTTCGCCCTTGTACGTGATGAAAGCCATAATATCCGACGGAATTACAAGTCCAGACTTTGTTATTGGAGCAATATCGTGCATAATCTGGACACTAACCCTACAAACCACAATTAAGTACGTTTTCATAACCCTGCGTGCCGACAATAAGGGCGAGGGTGGAATTCTAGCCCTATTTGCACTTCTCCGAAAAAAGAAAACCACTCTATATATAATTGCCTTAATTGGGGCTAGCGCACTTTTAGCCGATGGAGTAATTACCCCATCTATCACGGTAACATCGGCTGTTGAGGGTCTTAACGTAATATACCCTCACATATCAATTATACCAATTGTACTAATCATTCTCCTTATAATATTCTCCTTACAGCAATTCGGAACAAGTTTTATTGGTAAATCCTTTGGGCCAATAATGTTTGCATGGTTTTCGGTTCTGGGGATTCTTGGAATAAGCCAGTTTGTTAATCATCCCGAGGTTCTAAAAGCATTCAACCCGATTTACGCCATAAAAGTACTGTCGGAAAATCCGAAAGGAATATTAATTCTTGGTGCAGTTTTTCTTTGCACAACTGGAGCCGAAGCCCTTTACTCCGACCTAGGACATTGTGGGCTAAAAAATATTCGAATTAGCTGGTTATTCGTAAAAATCACGCTAATCCTAAACTACCTTGGACAAGGGGCTTGGATTATAGCACAAAAAACCAACGACTTGCCAAACCCATTCTATGCAATAATGCCCACCTGGTTCATAATTCCAGGGGTAGTTTTAGCCACTACAGCGGCAGTAATTGCGAGCCAAGCATTAATATCGGGCTCATACACCATAATAAGCGAGGCTATTACACTAAACTTTTGGCCCAAGGTGATGATAAAATACCCTACTAAAATTAAAGGTCAACTATACATTCCCAGCGTAAACTGGCTTTTATTCTTTGCCTGTTCCTTGGTTGTTGTGCTTTTTCAAAGTTCCAGTAACATGGAAGCAGCCTACGGTTTATCTATATCTATTACCATGTTAATGACAACCCTTTTGTTATTCTACTATCTGGATAAAAAACATTACAGCTGGTACATTAAATGGGGTTTTCTTTCAGCCTACCTTATTATTGAACTAACATTCCTGGTTGCTAACTTACACAAGTTCCCCTACGGAGGTTGGTTAACCATACTCCTCGCCGGCATTATATTTTTTATGATGTTTATATGGAATAGAGGGCGCGAAACTAAAAAGCGCTTCACCGAGTTTCTTCCAATTTCGAGCTACGGAGAGGTGTTGAAAGATCTGAGGAATGATATTGAGATTCCAAAGTTTGCCTCCAACCTTGTTTATATAACCAGAGCCGATAAATGCTCTGATGTTGAATCGAAAATAATCTACTCCATACTCAGCAAACAACCCAAAAGAGCCGATAGATACTGGTTTATACGCATAAACATTACCGATGAACCATTCACAAAACACTACAAGGTTAACACAATAATTCCAGACATTCTCTATAGAGTCGACTTCTATCTTGGCTTCAAGGTTGATGCAAGAATAAATCGCTACTTTAACCATGTAATATCCGAGATGGTTCAAAAAGGTGAAATTGATATTGTAAGTAACTACCAATCGCTCAAAAAGCATCAAATACCGGGTGACTTTAAATTCATAATTATTGATAGAATTCCCACGGTGGATATTCAATTCTCAAATTTTGAACGCTTTGTCATGAATTTCTACGAAGTTATCAAAAACTTTAGCATTACCAGCGTAAAAGCCTATGGACTCGATACCAGCAACGTAACCATAGAGAAAGTTCCTCTTGGGGTTATTAAGCTGAACGAGCCTGATTTTATTAGAATTAACTAG
- a CDS encoding sulfurtransferase, whose amino-acid sequence MAEKVYAGKSVNVTEDGYLTDASQWTKEIAAEIAKEEGIEITDKHYAVIDYIREKVLKGEALTIRTIGKSGVIDTKGFYELFPGAPLKKASRIAGVAKPTSCV is encoded by the coding sequence ATGGCAGAAAAAGTTTATGCAGGAAAATCGGTAAATGTAACCGAGGATGGTTATTTAACCGATGCTAGTCAATGGACTAAGGAAATTGCAGCAGAAATTGCTAAAGAGGAAGGTATCGAAATTACCGACAAGCACTATGCTGTAATTGATTACATTCGAGAAAAAGTACTTAAGGGTGAGGCTTTAACTATTCGTACCATCGGAAAATCTGGAGTTATAGATACAAAAGGATTTTACGAATTGTTCCCTGGCGCTCCTCTTAAAAAAGCGAGCAGAATTGCCGGTGTGGCAAAACCAACGAGTTGTGTTTAG
- a CDS encoding oxidoreductase: MKKIVILGAGTGGSIMANKLKKALNLNAWNITVVDKEPTHYYQPGFLFIPFGIYKKNTVSKLKKKFIPKGVDFILAEIDRVEPDLKKVFLSNGKTLEYDYLIIATGTDIKPSETPGLQGREWHKSIFDFYTYEGAVAFHDYLKNWTGGNLVINIAELPLKCPVAPLEFAFLADAYFTKKGIRDKVNIFYTTPLSGAFTKPKATAMLGELLKQKNIEIVPDFYLERVDDENKKLISYDGREISFDVLASIPVNMGADYVARSGMGDDLNFIPTDKFTLRSEKWDNIFVLGDASNIPTSKAGSVVHFAADVVYENILSAINGKPLEAKFDGHSNCFIETGFGKGSLIDFNYDTEPLPGSYPVPVVGPMKLLKNTRLNHFGKLAFKYIYWYILIKGKHLPVSSAMSMSGKKAD; encoded by the coding sequence ATGAAAAAGATTGTAATTCTTGGTGCAGGAACGGGCGGTTCAATAATGGCCAATAAATTAAAAAAAGCCCTTAACCTCAATGCTTGGAATATAACCGTTGTGGATAAAGAGCCAACCCATTACTACCAGCCAGGCTTCTTATTTATCCCTTTTGGAATCTATAAGAAGAATACAGTTAGCAAGCTAAAGAAGAAATTTATACCAAAGGGTGTAGATTTTATACTTGCAGAAATTGATAGAGTAGAGCCAGACTTAAAAAAAGTCTTCTTAAGTAATGGAAAAACACTAGAGTATGACTACTTAATTATTGCAACTGGAACAGATATTAAACCATCTGAAACCCCTGGATTACAGGGCAGAGAATGGCATAAAAGTATTTTTGACTTTTATACTTACGAAGGGGCTGTTGCATTTCACGACTATCTAAAGAATTGGACAGGTGGAAACTTGGTGATAAATATAGCCGAACTACCCTTAAAGTGCCCGGTTGCTCCATTGGAGTTTGCTTTTTTGGCCGATGCGTACTTTACAAAGAAGGGAATTCGCGATAAGGTTAACATTTTTTACACAACTCCACTATCTGGAGCATTTACCAAGCCCAAGGCAACGGCCATGTTAGGCGAACTATTAAAACAGAAAAATATCGAAATTGTACCTGATTTCTACTTAGAGCGCGTTGACGATGAGAATAAAAAGTTGATTTCCTACGATGGTAGAGAAATTTCTTTTGACGTTCTTGCTTCAATTCCTGTAAACATGGGTGCAGATTATGTTGCCCGAAGTGGAATGGGGGACGATTTGAATTTCATCCCTACTGACAAATTTACGCTACGTTCTGAGAAATGGGATAATATATTTGTGCTAGGCGATGCCAGCAATATTCCCACCTCAAAAGCGGGTTCTGTAGTCCATTTTGCAGCTGACGTTGTATATGAAAATATTCTATCGGCAATTAATGGTAAGCCATTGGAAGCTAAATTTGATGGGCACTCAAATTGCTTTATTGAAACGGGCTTTGGTAAGGGATCGTTAATTGATTTTAATTATGACACGGAGCCTCTACCCGGCTCGTATCCAGTTCCCGTTGTGGGGCCAATGAAACTTTTAAAGAATACACGCTTAAATCATTTTGGGAAGTTGGCATTTAAATATATTTACTGGTATATTCTAATCAAAGGGAAGCATTTGCCGGTTAGCTCAGCAATGAGTATGAGCGGAAAAAAGGCAGATTAA
- a CDS encoding transcriptional regulator has protein sequence MRDVCPSSKCTDCGFRSTVFESLSDNQLDMLTEGKTFNVAKKGTVIAKQDEVIENFIFLRVGLAKLTRTTADGREQIVGIATPKDFVGLLSAFSSKTYQYSIIAIEDSEFCSVNYNTIIDLISNNGIFAKSLLEKICSVSDTLINTRLDLDLRQLRGRVAFIICYFANEVYNSTKFNLPISRKEIAELIDMRVENVVRILSELRRDNIIKIEGTTIEIIDQAKLKWIKVHG, from the coding sequence ATGAGAGATGTTTGCCCCAGCTCAAAATGTACTGATTGTGGTTTTCGCTCTACAGTTTTTGAATCACTCAGCGATAATCAACTTGATATGCTTACCGAAGGAAAAACTTTCAATGTTGCTAAAAAGGGGACAGTAATTGCAAAGCAAGATGAAGTTATTGAAAATTTTATTTTTCTGAGGGTTGGCCTCGCTAAGTTAACAAGAACCACCGCTGATGGCCGCGAACAAATTGTGGGAATTGCAACTCCCAAAGATTTTGTTGGACTTCTGAGCGCTTTCTCTTCTAAAACCTACCAATATTCAATTATAGCAATTGAAGACTCCGAGTTCTGTAGCGTTAACTACAATACTATAATAGACCTAATAAGCAATAATGGAATTTTCGCCAAAAGTTTGCTCGAAAAAATATGTAGCGTTTCCGACACGCTGATCAATACTCGCCTCGATTTAGATTTGAGACAACTAAGAGGCAGGGTTGCTTTTATAATTTGCTACTTTGCTAACGAGGTTTACAATTCGACAAAATTCAATCTCCCAATTTCGCGCAAAGAAATAGCTGAACTTATAGATATGCGGGTTGAGAATGTGGTTAGAATCCTTTCCGAACTTCGCCGCGATAACATTATCAAAATTGAGGGAACAACAATAGAAATAATAGACCAGGCAAAACTAAAATGGATAAAGGTTCACGGATAA
- a CDS encoding phosphonate ABC transporter ATP-binding protein: MITLNHVSKSFEGRTVLSDISAVFEKGKTNLIIGQSGSGKTVLLKSIVGLHDVDEGEIYFNDILFSKLNFSGKKEIRKKMGMLFQGAALFDSSTVEENVMFPLDMFTEQSKEEKLDRVNFCLQRVNIINSNNLYPAEISGGMKKRVAIARAIALNPEFLFCDEPNSGLDPRTSIVIDQLIKEITQEYNITTIVNTHDMNSVMSMGDKVIFIHEGQKWWEGTSVDVLDSDNKELNDFVFSSELTKKIKGIL; this comes from the coding sequence ATGATTACCCTAAATCATGTTAGCAAATCGTTCGAGGGACGAACTGTTTTAAGCGATATCAGTGCAGTTTTTGAGAAGGGAAAAACGAATCTTATTATAGGCCAAAGCGGATCGGGGAAAACTGTTTTGCTTAAAAGCATTGTTGGTTTGCACGATGTTGATGAGGGTGAGATATACTTCAACGACATACTTTTTAGCAAGTTGAATTTCAGCGGGAAAAAGGAGATCCGAAAAAAGATGGGAATGCTTTTCCAGGGTGCGGCTCTATTTGATTCTTCCACGGTTGAGGAAAATGTGATGTTTCCCTTGGATATGTTTACCGAACAGAGTAAAGAGGAGAAATTGGACAGGGTAAATTTTTGCCTTCAGAGAGTCAATATCATAAATTCCAACAATTTATATCCAGCAGAGATTAGCGGTGGAATGAAGAAAAGAGTGGCAATTGCCCGGGCAATTGCATTAAATCCAGAGTTCCTGTTTTGCGATGAGCCAAACTCCGGCCTTGATCCTAGAACATCCATAGTAATTGATCAACTAATAAAGGAGATAACCCAGGAGTATAACATAACGACTATTGTTAACACTCACGACATGAACTCGGTGATGAGCATGGGCGATAAAGTTATTTTCATACATGAGGGGCAAAAATGGTGGGAAGGAACTAGTGTAGATGTTCTGGATAGCGATAATAAGGAGTTAAATGATTTTGTATTCTCGTCCGAATTAACTAAGAAAATTAAGGGTATACTCTAG
- a CDS encoding ABC transporter permease — MRVFHSFGEYILLLKKVFSKPEKGKVYYIQTVKEIDKLGIKSIGIVAIISFFMGAVITLQTAYNTENPFLPDYLIGLGTRDSILLEFSSTIIALILAGKVGSNIASELGTMRVTEQIDALEIMGVNSASYLILPKVFATMLFNPFLTMLSINVGIIGGWAAGISAGVISSQSYIEGIRYGFVPFYITYSLIKTVVFAFLITTISAFYGYNVQGGSLEVGRASTKAVVVSSVFILLFNLILTQLLLS, encoded by the coding sequence ATGAGAGTTTTTCATTCATTTGGCGAATATATATTACTCCTTAAAAAGGTTTTCTCTAAGCCTGAGAAAGGAAAGGTATACTATATCCAAACTGTTAAGGAGATAGATAAGTTGGGTATTAAATCAATTGGGATTGTTGCCATTATATCATTTTTTATGGGGGCAGTAATTACGCTCCAAACTGCATATAACACTGAAAATCCTTTTTTACCCGATTACTTAATCGGACTAGGAACCAGAGATAGCATCCTGCTAGAATTCTCTTCAACTATTATTGCCTTAATTTTAGCAGGTAAGGTCGGCTCGAATATAGCCTCCGAGCTTGGAACGATGAGGGTTACCGAACAGATTGATGCTTTAGAAATCATGGGTGTAAACTCCGCCAGCTATTTAATTTTACCAAAGGTTTTTGCAACTATGCTTTTTAACCCGTTTTTAACGATGTTGAGCATAAATGTTGGGATTATTGGAGGTTGGGCTGCGGGTATTAGTGCTGGTGTAATTTCATCGCAGTCGTACATCGAAGGAATTAGATATGGGTTTGTTCCTTTTTACATTACCTATTCATTAATAAAGACCGTGGTTTTCGCTTTTCTTATCACAACCATATCTGCTTTTTATGGTTATAACGTTCAGGGTGGTTCTTTGGAGGTTGGCCGTGCGAGCACAAAGGCCGTGGTTGTTAGTAGCGTATTTATTCTTCTTTTCAATTTAATTTTAACACAATTGTTATTATCATGA
- a CDS encoding mannose-1-phosphate guanylyltransferase yields the protein MKMVEKNNLYCIVMAGGIGSRFWPLSRASRPKQFIDILGTGKSLLQQTFDRMSKICPPENIFVVTSTIYRNLVLEQLPQINPEQVLLEPMRRNTAPCIAYATYKIHQKNPNAIAIVAPSDHLILNEDKFIETINEATKFASANNALLTLGIKPSRPETGYGYIQIDKPVKEYSTLHKVKTFTEKPNLELAKVFMESGEFFWNSGLFVWNLQSIENAFESYLPEVNSIFKDATSSFGTKEETSTVEKTYSECRNISIDYGIMEKADNVYVVCSEFGWSDLGTWGSLYTHVPHNSNGNAGLSKNIKFYQTENTIVSAKNDKLVVVHGLNDYIVVDTDDVLLICKMQDEQQIKNFVNEIQLEQGERFS from the coding sequence ATGAAAATGGTTGAAAAAAATAATCTCTACTGCATTGTTATGGCAGGAGGCATTGGAAGTAGATTCTGGCCACTGAGCCGAGCATCGCGCCCAAAACAGTTTATTGATATACTTGGTACCGGCAAATCTCTTCTTCAACAAACATTTGATAGAATGTCTAAGATTTGCCCTCCTGAGAATATATTCGTTGTAACAAGCACAATATACCGAAATCTAGTTCTTGAGCAACTTCCTCAGATTAATCCAGAACAGGTTCTGCTAGAACCCATGCGACGCAACACAGCCCCCTGCATAGCATATGCTACATATAAAATTCATCAGAAAAATCCTAATGCAATTGCAATTGTTGCGCCAAGTGATCACTTAATACTTAATGAAGATAAATTCATTGAAACGATTAATGAGGCCACAAAATTTGCAAGTGCAAATAACGCTTTACTAACTTTGGGAATAAAACCTAGTCGTCCAGAAACAGGTTACGGCTATATTCAAATAGATAAACCAGTTAAAGAATATTCAACCCTACATAAGGTTAAAACCTTTACTGAAAAACCAAATTTAGAGCTGGCAAAGGTATTCATGGAAAGTGGTGAGTTTTTCTGGAACTCTGGCCTATTTGTATGGAACTTACAGTCAATAGAAAACGCTTTTGAAAGTTACCTACCCGAAGTTAACTCCATATTCAAAGACGCTACATCTAGTTTTGGCACAAAAGAAGAAACTTCTACTGTAGAAAAAACATACTCCGAATGCCGAAATATATCAATTGATTACGGTATAATGGAAAAAGCAGATAATGTGTATGTGGTTTGTTCAGAGTTTGGATGGTCCGATTTGGGCACATGGGGTTCCCTTTATACCCACGTCCCTCACAACAGCAATGGTAATGCAGGTTTATCAAAGAACATTAAATTCTATCAAACCGAAAACACTATTGTAAGCGCTAAAAATGACAAACTTGTTGTTGTTCATGGATTAAATGATTACATAGTTGTAGACACCGACGATGTTCTACTGATCTGCAAAATGCAAGACGAGCAGCAAATAAAGAATTTTGTCAATGAAATTCAATTAGAGCAAGGAGAAAGGTTTTCATAA
- the gldN gene encoding gliding motility protein GldO: MKRLSILISGIAVLASSYYAPAQDRKESLVNDGFYTRETIPARQPIPYPYVRESDVMYSKRVWRIIDLRQKVNYPLYFPTQLMLDRESLMQRLVRAIKFNEITAYENDLDGEFTTRLSYDQVLANMEAVDKVQKQTDENGQEVEVTIKGEIKWNSIKELLVKEEWFFDKQHSTLQVRIIGICPIMHSMRILDTGGEEEQAGEINRIQLFWVYFPEARSVLANTDVFNSFNDAQRISFDDIFFKRRFSSYIIKESNVYDNRRISEYTFGGINTMQESDRIKNEIFNLEHDLWEY, from the coding sequence ATGAAAAGATTAAGTATCTTAATTTCTGGAATAGCAGTTCTTGCAAGTTCATACTATGCACCTGCGCAGGATCGCAAGGAAAGTCTAGTTAATGATGGGTTTTATACTCGTGAGACAATACCTGCAAGACAACCAATTCCTTATCCTTACGTAAGGGAATCGGATGTAATGTATTCAAAACGTGTTTGGAGGATCATTGATCTGAGGCAAAAGGTTAATTATCCACTGTACTTTCCAACCCAGCTTATGCTTGATAGGGAAAGTTTAATGCAACGTTTGGTTAGAGCGATTAAGTTTAATGAGATTACCGCTTATGAGAATGACCTTGATGGAGAATTCACAACTCGCTTATCGTACGATCAGGTTTTAGCTAATATGGAAGCCGTTGATAAGGTTCAAAAGCAAACCGATGAAAATGGCCAAGAAGTTGAGGTAACCATTAAAGGTGAGATTAAGTGGAATTCGATCAAGGAACTACTCGTAAAAGAGGAATGGTTTTTTGACAAACAGCACTCAACCTTGCAGGTTCGAATTATCGGAATTTGCCCTATTATGCATTCAATGAGGATTCTTGATACTGGCGGAGAAGAGGAACAGGCTGGAGAAATTAATAGAATCCAATTATTTTGGGTATATTTTCCTGAGGCAAGAAGTGTATTGGCTAATACCGATGTTTTCAACTCTTTCAACGATGCTCAAAGAATATCTTTTGATGATATTTTCTTTAAACGTAGGTTTTCTTCCTATATAATTAAGGAATCTAACGTTTATGATAACAGAAGAATTAGCGAGTATACTTTTGGAGGAATAAATACCATGCAGGAATCCGATAGGATTAAGAATGAAATATTCAACTTGGAGCACGACCTTTGGGAATACTAG